A window of the Streptomyces sp. NBC_00454 genome harbors these coding sequences:
- a CDS encoding 4a-hydroxytetrahydrobiopterin dehydratase, whose protein sequence is MSREPLSQKEIEDRLRELPGWAFEDDRIIRTYRLGSHFAASALVSHIATVQDELNHHSDLTLGYNTVRVSVNTHDAGDSVTEADFTLAERVESLAPAHGAA, encoded by the coding sequence ATGTCGAGAGAGCCGCTTTCGCAGAAGGAGATCGAGGACCGGTTGCGGGAACTCCCCGGCTGGGCCTTCGAGGACGACCGGATCATCCGCACCTACCGACTGGGCAGCCACTTCGCGGCGAGCGCCCTCGTCAGCCACATCGCCACCGTGCAGGATGAGTTGAACCACCACTCCGACCTCACCCTGGGCTACAACACCGTCCGCGTGTCCGTGAACACGCACGACGCCGGAGACTCCGTCACCGAGGCCGACTTCACCCTCGCCGAGCGCGTCGAGTCCCTCGCCCCCGCCCACGGCGCCGCCTGA
- a CDS encoding class I SAM-dependent methyltransferase, translating to MLDYDAEAQAYDATRGGVPRAEAAAAAVLGLLPPATETLLDLGCGTGIVTTRIASGRPGARVSGADSSHGMAAMALSRGIPVVLASATRLPVRSGSLDAVTAVWLLHLLREPGAVAAVVAEAARVLRPGGVFVATVDKDSAHDVGSDIDALLAPHLTRDPADSTAEVTAHAAAAGLRPGAEARFTGHGQGVSPRRSAAALLAGRYASRVRPRGTTAQELADRLARLPAPDSPRADPTYRLRSFVRD from the coding sequence CTGCTCGACTACGACGCCGAGGCCCAGGCCTACGACGCCACGCGCGGCGGGGTCCCGCGCGCCGAGGCCGCCGCCGCGGCGGTCCTCGGCCTCCTCCCGCCGGCCACCGAGACCCTGCTGGACCTCGGCTGCGGCACGGGCATCGTCACCACCCGGATCGCCTCGGGCCGCCCCGGGGCGCGGGTGTCCGGGGCGGACTCCTCGCACGGGATGGCCGCCATGGCCCTCTCCCGGGGCATCCCCGTGGTCCTCGCCTCCGCGACCCGGCTCCCCGTCCGGTCCGGCTCGCTCGACGCGGTGACCGCGGTCTGGCTGCTGCACCTGCTGCGCGAACCGGGCGCGGTGGCCGCCGTCGTCGCCGAGGCGGCCCGGGTCCTGCGCCCCGGCGGGGTGTTCGTCGCCACCGTCGACAAGGACTCCGCCCACGACGTCGGCAGCGACATCGACGCGCTGCTCGCGCCGCACCTCACCCGCGACCCCGCCGACTCCACGGCGGAGGTCACCGCCCACGCGGCCGCGGCAGGCCTGCGCCCCGGCGCCGAAGCCCGCTTCACCGGCCACGGCCAGGGCGTGAGCCCGCGCCGGAGCGCCGCCGCCCTGCTGGCCGGCCGCTACGCCTCCCGGGTCCGCCCGCGCGGCACCACCGCGCAGGAGCTCGCGGACCGGCTGGCACGCCTGCCGGCTCCGGACTCCCCGCGCGCGGACCCCACGTACCGCCTGCGCAGCTTCGTACGGGACTGA
- a CDS encoding RICIN domain-containing protein, with amino-acid sequence MTAPDGVYLVRNLASGLLLQVESGNRVCVGPADGPEPARQWEITPVHSGGGIFHLVSVHNGKRLDVANASTESGARVQVWKANAFGAQEWVVEEHLDDPGVVSLIAAISGLPLEADAEGRARQAEDTDAPSQWWRLERVHT; translated from the coding sequence ATGACGGCTCCGGACGGCGTGTACCTGGTCCGCAACCTCGCGAGCGGGCTGCTGCTCCAGGTGGAGAGCGGCAACCGGGTGTGCGTCGGTCCGGCCGACGGGCCTGAGCCGGCCCGGCAGTGGGAGATCACGCCCGTCCACAGCGGCGGCGGGATCTTCCACCTGGTCAGCGTCCACAACGGCAAGCGGCTCGACGTCGCGAACGCCTCGACCGAGAGCGGCGCCCGGGTCCAGGTCTGGAAGGCGAACGCCTTCGGGGCCCAGGAGTGGGTCGTCGAGGAGCACCTCGACGACCCCGGTGTCGTCTCCCTGATCGCCGCGATCAGCGGTCTGCCCCTGGAGGCCGACGCCGAGGGCCGGGCCCGCCAGGCCGAGGACACCGACGCGCCGTCCCAATGGTGGCGCCTGGAGCGCGTGCACACCTGA
- a CDS encoding aldo/keto reductase translates to MNQVPGIKLNNGTIMPQLGYGVWQVPDAEAEQAVGTALEAGYRSIDTASIYGNETGTGKAIAASGVPREELFVTTKLWNGKSETWGRDNVLREFDASLAKLGLDDVDLYLIHWPRPMREDFVAIWKTFEEIAASGRAKAVGVSNFRPADLERLGAESSLVPAVNQIELHPLLPQGELRALHARHGIATEAWSPLGQGKDLLTLPAVAAIAAKHGRSAAQVVLRWHLQLGNVVIPKSVTPSRIRENLDVFGFELDAEDIAALDALGAGSAGRRIGPDPAEFDF, encoded by the coding sequence GTGAACCAGGTCCCCGGCATCAAGCTCAACAACGGCACGATCATGCCCCAGCTCGGATACGGCGTCTGGCAGGTCCCGGACGCGGAGGCGGAGCAGGCCGTCGGGACCGCGCTGGAGGCGGGCTACCGCAGCATCGACACGGCGTCCATCTACGGCAACGAGACCGGCACCGGCAAGGCCATCGCCGCGTCCGGGGTGCCGCGCGAGGAACTGTTCGTCACCACCAAGCTGTGGAACGGCAAGTCCGAGACCTGGGGCCGGGACAACGTGCTGCGCGAGTTCGACGCCTCGCTCGCCAAGCTGGGCCTCGACGACGTCGACCTCTACCTGATCCACTGGCCGCGCCCGATGCGCGAGGACTTCGTCGCCATCTGGAAGACCTTCGAGGAGATCGCGGCGAGCGGCCGCGCCAAGGCGGTCGGCGTCTCGAACTTCCGCCCCGCCGATCTGGAGCGGCTCGGCGCCGAGAGCTCCCTGGTCCCGGCCGTGAACCAGATCGAGCTGCACCCGCTCCTCCCGCAGGGCGAACTGCGCGCCCTGCACGCCCGCCACGGCATCGCCACCGAGGCCTGGTCCCCGCTCGGTCAGGGCAAGGACCTCCTCACGCTGCCCGCCGTCGCCGCGATCGCCGCCAAGCACGGCCGTTCCGCCGCGCAGGTGGTGCTGCGCTGGCACCTGCAGCTCGGGAACGTCGTGATCCCCAAGTCCGTGACCCCGTCGCGGATCCGCGAGAACCTGGACGTCTTCGGTTTCGAGCTCGACGCCGAGGACATCGCCGCGCTGGACGCGCTGGGTGCCGGCTCGGCGGGCCGCCGGATCGGTCCCGACCCGGCCGAGTTCGACTTCTGA
- a CDS encoding ABC transporter ATP-binding protein produces the protein MSTGTGTGGYVLEAAGVSVRFGGVRALDGVDLGIRAGEVCGLIGPNGAGKTTLFDVLSGIRRPDRGRMLLDGADITRRSPVWRARHGMRRTFQRQQLFGQLSVADNVLVAQEWRGGGGGFAADLVASPTRRRRERERRERAARVLADCGIGALAASYAGGLPVGRARMVELARAVADPPRVLLLDEPASGMSAPEREQLAVVVRRLAEEEGCAVLLVEHNVAFVMDLCTRVVVLDLGSVLAEGTAAEVRGDARVREAYLGA, from the coding sequence ATGAGCACGGGTACGGGTACGGGCGGATACGTGCTGGAGGCCGCCGGGGTGAGCGTCCGGTTCGGCGGGGTCAGGGCCCTGGACGGGGTCGATCTCGGGATCCGGGCCGGTGAGGTGTGCGGGCTGATCGGGCCGAACGGGGCCGGGAAGACCACCCTGTTCGACGTCCTGTCCGGGATCCGGCGGCCCGACCGGGGCCGGATGCTGCTCGACGGGGCGGACATCACCCGTCGCTCCCCCGTCTGGCGGGCCCGGCACGGGATGCGCCGGACGTTCCAGCGCCAGCAGTTGTTCGGGCAGCTCAGCGTGGCCGACAACGTGCTCGTCGCACAGGAGTGGCGGGGCGGGGGCGGCGGCTTCGCCGCCGATCTGGTGGCGTCCCCGACCCGGCGCCGCCGGGAGCGGGAGCGCCGGGAGCGGGCCGCGCGGGTGCTGGCCGACTGCGGGATCGGCGCGCTCGCGGCCTCGTACGCCGGTGGTCTGCCGGTGGGTCGGGCCCGGATGGTGGAGCTGGCCCGCGCCGTGGCCGATCCGCCGCGGGTGCTGCTGCTGGACGAGCCCGCGTCGGGCATGTCCGCGCCCGAACGCGAGCAACTGGCGGTGGTCGTGCGCCGGCTCGCCGAGGAGGAGGGCTGCGCGGTGCTGCTGGTCGAGCACAACGTCGCCTTCGTGATGGACCTCTGTACGCGCGTGGTCGTCCTGGACCTGGGGAGCGTGCTCGCCGAGGGCACGGCCGCCGAGGTACGGGGCGACGCGCGGGTCCGGGAGGCGTACCTGGGGGCGTAG
- a CDS encoding ATP-binding cassette domain-containing protein has product MGDLLAFVLSGLVSGALYALLATGLVLSYSASGLFNFAHGATAYLCALTFYELHSGLGWPAVPAALLVVFVLAPGLGWALDRLMFRRLAQVGETAQIVATIGLLVALPAAGLWAVELLEDAGAPVKPAENQFGLPGVGPSPAKAWQLTADVGIDSDQLITWVATAVVAVALWVLLRHTRLGLRLRAAVDNRSLTELRGIDADRLSSVAWMIASGLAGLAGVLATPLLGLSAHDFTLFLFVSATAAVIGRFASVPLAFAGGLGLGVLQNLVVGYASFADSITGFRTAVPFLILFGGLLVLARRARAAGTAAVDVAPVDHLAGASWARRWGVWAGGGAALCVALYTVTTPFWSGLLAQGLALALVFMSFTVVTGLGAMVSLAQGTFVTGAALVAGLLMSHGWPFVAALAVGTCVAAVLGALVALPALRLGGRSLALATLALAFLADQVLFQMRWLRNGDSGWSIPRPVFGPVDLSDDRAMGVALVILVAVVAAGLSALRDSPSGRAMLAVRSAPAAAMASGVSVLRTKLLLFTLSAGLAGFGGVLYASYNTRITATDFTAMTGLVWLAVVVAAGVRRPQYAVVAGLVFAVAPRVMADYVTESAHLPVILFGLAGLALANDPDGYCAAIPVRVARRRAAAGAGAGVGPAGPSPTPPLPETGAPPQTPALKRRAGWNSPEGNPAPPAFEARGYGGGVPERPGGPGAQPTVSGRGGVGESPAGPAPVPALELRSVTAGYDGGLVLHGVDLVVRRGEILAVLGPNGAGKSTACRVAAGALALTGGVVLVNGRDSSRDGAVGRSRAGVLLAPEGRGIFPALSIEENLALYLADPAERDAVYARFPRLRERRGVAAGALSGGEQQMLALAPLLQRPPEVLIADEPSLGLAPRVVDEVYGLLTELRDAGTALLLVEEKAAEILGIADTVAYLSQGRVSWCGPRAEVETDRLTEAYLGMGG; this is encoded by the coding sequence ATGGGAGATCTGCTCGCCTTCGTACTGAGCGGTCTGGTGTCCGGCGCCCTGTACGCGCTGCTGGCCACCGGGCTGGTGCTGTCGTACTCGGCGTCCGGGCTGTTCAACTTCGCGCACGGGGCCACCGCCTACCTGTGCGCGCTCACCTTCTACGAACTGCACTCCGGGCTGGGCTGGCCGGCCGTCCCGGCCGCCCTGCTGGTGGTGTTCGTCCTGGCGCCCGGGCTCGGGTGGGCCCTGGACCGGCTGATGTTCCGGCGGCTCGCGCAGGTCGGCGAGACGGCGCAGATCGTGGCCACCATCGGGCTGCTGGTGGCCCTGCCGGCGGCCGGGCTGTGGGCGGTGGAACTGCTGGAGGACGCGGGCGCGCCCGTGAAACCGGCGGAGAACCAGTTCGGGCTGCCGGGGGTGGGGCCCAGCCCCGCGAAGGCGTGGCAGCTCACCGCCGACGTGGGCATCGACTCCGACCAGCTGATCACCTGGGTGGCGACGGCCGTGGTGGCCGTCGCCCTGTGGGTGCTGCTGCGGCACACCCGGCTGGGGCTGCGGCTGCGGGCCGCCGTGGACAACCGCTCGCTCACCGAGCTCCGCGGGATCGACGCCGACCGGCTCTCGTCGGTGGCGTGGATGATCGCCTCGGGGCTGGCCGGGCTCGCGGGGGTGCTGGCGACCCCGCTGCTCGGCCTGTCGGCGCACGACTTCACCCTGTTCCTGTTCGTCTCGGCCACCGCCGCCGTCATCGGGCGGTTCGCCTCCGTACCGCTCGCCTTCGCGGGCGGCCTGGGACTGGGGGTGCTCCAGAACCTGGTCGTCGGCTACGCGTCCTTCGCCGACTCCATCACCGGATTCAGGACGGCCGTGCCCTTCCTGATCCTCTTCGGCGGGCTGCTCGTACTCGCCCGGCGGGCGCGGGCCGCGGGGACGGCGGCGGTGGACGTGGCCCCCGTGGACCATCTTGCCGGGGCCTCGTGGGCGCGCAGGTGGGGGGTGTGGGCGGGCGGCGGCGCCGCGCTGTGTGTGGCCCTCTACACCGTGACCACCCCCTTCTGGAGCGGGCTCCTGGCCCAAGGGCTCGCCCTGGCCCTGGTGTTCATGTCCTTCACCGTGGTGACCGGGCTCGGAGCGATGGTCTCGCTGGCCCAGGGCACCTTCGTGACGGGCGCCGCGCTGGTCGCGGGGCTGCTGATGAGCCACGGGTGGCCGTTCGTGGCCGCGCTGGCGGTCGGCACCTGCGTGGCCGCCGTACTGGGGGCCCTGGTCGCGCTGCCCGCGCTGCGGCTGGGCGGGCGGTCCCTGGCACTGGCCACGCTGGCGCTGGCGTTTCTGGCCGACCAGGTGCTGTTCCAGATGCGGTGGCTGCGCAACGGCGACTCCGGCTGGTCCATCCCCCGGCCGGTGTTCGGACCCGTGGACCTGTCCGACGACCGGGCCATGGGGGTGGCGCTGGTGATCCTGGTCGCCGTGGTCGCCGCCGGGCTCAGCGCGCTGCGCGACTCCCCGTCGGGGCGGGCGATGCTCGCCGTACGGTCCGCTCCCGCCGCGGCGATGGCCTCCGGGGTGTCGGTGCTGCGGACCAAACTGCTGCTCTTCACGCTGTCGGCGGGGCTGGCCGGGTTCGGGGGCGTGCTGTACGCCTCGTACAACACCCGGATCACGGCCACCGACTTCACGGCGATGACCGGGCTGGTGTGGCTGGCGGTGGTCGTGGCGGCGGGGGTCCGGCGGCCCCAGTACGCGGTGGTGGCGGGGCTGGTCTTCGCCGTTGCTCCGCGGGTGATGGCGGATTACGTGACGGAGTCGGCGCATCTGCCGGTGATTCTGTTCGGGCTGGCGGGGTTGGCCTTGGCCAATGACCCGGATGGGTATTGCGCGGCGATTCCGGTGCGGGTCGCCAGGCGGCGGGCCGCAGCCGGTGCCGGTGCCGGGGTGGGCCCTGCGGGGCCTTCCCCCACCCCGCCCCTTCCCGAAACTGGGGCTCCGCCCCAGACCCCGGCCCTCAAACGCCGGGCAGGCTGGAATTCCCCGGAGGGCAATCCAGCCCCGCCGGCGTTTGAGGCGCGGGGGTACGGGGGCGGAGTCCCCGAAAGGCCCGGGGGTCCGGGGGCGCAGCCCACGGTTTCGGGAAGGGGCGGGGTGGGGGAAAGCCCCGCAGGGCCCGCACCCGTACCCGCGCTGGAGCTGCGCAGCGTAACGGCCGGGTACGACGGGGGGCTCGTGCTGCACGGGGTGGATCTCGTCGTGCGGCGCGGGGAGATCCTCGCGGTGCTCGGGCCGAACGGGGCCGGGAAGAGCACCGCCTGTCGGGTGGCGGCCGGAGCGCTGGCCCTCACCGGCGGGGTCGTCCTGGTGAACGGGCGGGATTCCAGCCGCGACGGGGCCGTGGGCCGCTCCCGCGCCGGGGTGCTGCTCGCGCCCGAGGGGCGGGGGATCTTCCCCGCGCTCAGCATCGAGGAGAACCTGGCCCTGTACCTCGCGGACCCCGCCGAACGGGACGCCGTCTACGCGCGGTTCCCCCGCCTGCGGGAGCGGCGCGGGGTCGCCGCCGGGGCGCTGTCGGGCGGGGAGCAGCAGATGCTGGCCCTGGCGCCGCTGCTCCAGCGGCCGCCCGAGGTGCTGATCGCGGACGAGCCCTCGCTGGGGCTCGCGCCGCGCGTGGTGGACGAGGTGTACGGGCTGCTCACCGAGCTCCGCGACGCGGGGACCGCGCTCCTGCTGGTGGAGGAGAAGGCGGCCGAGATCCTCGGGATCGCCGATACCGTCGCCTACCTCTCCCAGGGCCGGGTCTCCTGGTGCGGCCCGCGCGCCGAGGTGGAGACGGACCGGCTGACCGAGGCCTACCTGGGGATGGGCGGATGA
- a CDS encoding ABC transporter substrate-binding protein yields the protein MLRPIRTLAAAAAALALVSACNSASKSSSPDKPGAAGNSRGVSADSIKVGGIVSMTSASGYSKKDTDLGAKARYLRANAEGGINGRKIDYVGAEDDGQDPAKNLAAARKLVQQDKVFAVSPMSSVTFSGADFLEQEKVPTFGWGTLPSFCGPKYIYGFNGCLVPTPGGTLNQTWPEGIGKVLGGAQGKTVAIIANDSDAGKFGIRTFQQGFTSAGFKVSYAKASVPATAVPSDWSAYVKELLAGSDGKAPDAIVSVMQTPNNIGLFTALKRSGYKGLLSDPTDYDPGLLAKDATKQALDGVHVLLQFEPFESADPKMAQFKADIKAANGGQDIPLNMHMMTGYMSADLFVSIAQKAGKNLTVESFQAAAQGYSDTATLVGDRSEPKGQKDSFGCGALVQLKNGAYEVSVPFKCYEPIPFK from the coding sequence ATGTTGCGACCGATCCGCACCCTGGCCGCCGCGGCGGCGGCGCTCGCGCTCGTCTCCGCCTGCAACTCCGCCTCCAAGAGCTCCTCCCCCGACAAGCCGGGAGCCGCCGGCAACTCCCGCGGGGTGAGCGCCGACTCCATCAAGGTCGGCGGCATCGTCTCGATGACCAGCGCCAGCGGCTACAGCAAGAAGGACACCGATCTCGGAGCCAAGGCCCGCTACCTGAGAGCCAACGCCGAGGGCGGGATCAACGGCCGCAAGATCGACTACGTCGGTGCCGAGGACGACGGCCAGGACCCCGCCAAGAACCTGGCGGCGGCCCGCAAACTCGTCCAGCAGGACAAGGTGTTCGCGGTCTCCCCCATGAGCTCGGTGACCTTCTCCGGCGCCGACTTCCTCGAACAGGAGAAGGTGCCCACCTTCGGCTGGGGCACGCTCCCCTCCTTCTGCGGCCCCAAGTACATCTACGGATTCAACGGCTGCCTCGTCCCCACCCCCGGCGGCACCCTCAACCAGACCTGGCCCGAGGGCATCGGCAAGGTGCTCGGCGGGGCCCAGGGCAAGACGGTCGCGATCATCGCCAACGACAGCGACGCCGGGAAGTTCGGCATCCGCACCTTCCAGCAGGGCTTCACCAGCGCCGGTTTCAAGGTCTCCTACGCCAAGGCCTCGGTACCCGCCACCGCCGTGCCCAGCGACTGGTCGGCGTACGTCAAGGAGCTCCTCGCCGGCAGCGACGGCAAGGCGCCCGACGCGATCGTCTCCGTCATGCAGACCCCCAACAACATCGGCCTGTTCACCGCGCTCAAGCGCAGCGGGTACAAGGGGCTCCTCTCCGACCCGACCGACTACGACCCGGGCCTGCTCGCCAAGGACGCCACCAAGCAGGCCCTCGACGGCGTGCACGTGCTGCTGCAGTTCGAGCCGTTCGAGTCCGCCGACCCGAAGATGGCCCAGTTCAAGGCCGACATCAAGGCCGCCAACGGTGGGCAGGACATCCCCCTCAACATGCACATGATGACCGGGTACATGAGTGCTGACCTGTTCGTGTCCATCGCCCAGAAGGCCGGCAAGAACCTGACCGTCGAGTCCTTCCAGGCGGCCGCGCAGGGCTACTCCGACACCGCCACCCTGGTCGGCGACCGCTCGGAGCCCAAGGGCCAGAAGGACAGCTTCGGCTGCGGGGCCCTCGTCCAGCTGAAGAACGGGGCGTACGAGGTCTCCGTACCGTTCAAGTGCTACGAGCCCATCCCCTTCAAGTAA
- a CDS encoding long-chain fatty acid--CoA ligase: protein MREFSVPSVVTGAPVGGLADVVFQHARQDPDRVVLGHKTNGVWGDVTSRELAEEVLALAKGLLAQGIRFGDRVAIMSRTRYEWTLFDFALWAIGAQPVPVYPSSSADQVHWILYDSECTACVVEDEDQAMTVGSVIERLPRLRRLWQLDAGAVEGLVQGGLQVAEDVVHRHRSAVTPDATATVIYTSGTTGRPKGCVLTHGNFMFEADTMVNRWESVFRAGPGEQPSTLLFLPLAHVFGRMVEVAAVRARVKLGHQPVLAAAELLPDLAAFRPTFVLGVPYVFEKVFAAARRKAEAEGRSGPFDRAVDVAVRYAEAREQKAFGIGGGPSAKLRMEHQLFEKLVYGKVRDAMGGRVRHAMSGGSAMSRRLGLFFDGAGITVFEGYGLTESCAAATANPPGATKYGTVGRPIPGSTVHIAEDGEVWLSGRHIFAGYLNDPRGTDAVLQDGWLATGDLGRLDEDGYLTITGRKKEILVTSNGKSVAPTALEERVRSHPLVSQCVLVGNDRPFIAALLTLDMEGVAHWMAMRGRPQLPAADLVLDPDLTAEVRRAVVAANTLVSQAESIRTFRVLGEQFTEERGLLTPSLKLKRRAIEKAYAKEVATLYQS, encoded by the coding sequence TTGCGCGAGTTCAGCGTCCCATCCGTGGTCACGGGCGCGCCGGTCGGCGGGCTGGCCGACGTGGTCTTCCAGCATGCCCGGCAGGACCCGGACCGGGTGGTGCTCGGGCACAAGACGAACGGGGTCTGGGGGGACGTGACCTCCCGCGAGCTGGCCGAGGAGGTACTGGCGCTCGCGAAGGGGCTGCTGGCCCAGGGAATCCGGTTCGGGGACCGGGTCGCGATCATGTCCCGCACCCGGTACGAGTGGACCCTGTTCGACTTCGCGCTGTGGGCGATCGGCGCCCAGCCCGTCCCCGTCTATCCCAGCTCCTCCGCGGACCAGGTGCACTGGATCCTGTACGACTCCGAGTGCACGGCCTGCGTGGTCGAGGACGAGGACCAGGCGATGACGGTCGGGTCGGTGATCGAGCGGCTGCCGCGGCTGCGCCGCCTGTGGCAGCTCGACGCGGGTGCGGTGGAGGGTCTCGTACAGGGCGGGCTCCAGGTCGCCGAGGACGTGGTGCACCGGCACCGGAGCGCGGTGACCCCCGACGCGACGGCCACCGTCATCTACACCTCGGGGACCACCGGCCGCCCCAAGGGCTGCGTGCTGACGCACGGCAATTTCATGTTCGAGGCCGACACCATGGTCAACCGCTGGGAGTCCGTGTTCCGGGCGGGGCCCGGCGAACAGCCCTCCACCCTGCTGTTCCTTCCGCTCGCGCACGTCTTCGGGCGGATGGTGGAGGTGGCGGCCGTCCGCGCCCGCGTGAAGCTCGGCCACCAACCGGTGCTGGCGGCGGCCGAGTTGCTGCCGGACCTCGCCGCGTTCCGGCCGACGTTCGTGCTCGGGGTCCCGTACGTCTTCGAGAAGGTCTTCGCCGCCGCCCGCCGCAAGGCCGAGGCGGAGGGCCGGAGCGGGCCCTTCGACCGGGCGGTGGACGTGGCCGTGCGGTACGCGGAGGCGCGCGAGCAGAAGGCCTTCGGCATCGGGGGCGGCCCCTCGGCCAAACTGCGCATGGAGCACCAGCTCTTCGAGAAGCTGGTCTACGGCAAGGTCCGCGACGCGATGGGCGGCCGGGTGCGGCACGCCATGTCGGGCGGCTCCGCGATGTCGCGCCGGCTCGGGCTGTTCTTCGACGGCGCCGGGATCACGGTGTTCGAGGGGTACGGGCTCACGGAGTCCTGCGCGGCGGCCACGGCGAACCCGCCCGGGGCCACGAAGTACGGCACCGTCGGCCGGCCGATCCCCGGCAGCACGGTGCACATCGCCGAGGACGGTGAGGTGTGGCTCAGCGGCCGCCACATCTTCGCCGGGTACCTGAACGATCCGCGCGGCACGGACGCCGTCCTGCAGGACGGCTGGCTGGCGACCGGGGACCTGGGGCGGCTGGACGAGGACGGGTACCTGACGATCACCGGGCGCAAGAAGGAGATCCTGGTGACCTCCAACGGCAAGAGCGTGGCGCCGACCGCCCTGGAGGAGCGGGTGCGTTCGCATCCGCTGGTCTCGCAGTGCGTACTGGTGGGCAACGACCGGCCGTTCATCGCCGCCCTGCTCACCCTGGACATGGAGGGGGTCGCGCACTGGATGGCGATGCGCGGCCGCCCGCAGCTGCCCGCGGCCGATCTGGTGCTCGACCCCGACCTGACGGCGGAGGTCCGGCGGGCGGTGGTGGCGGCCAACACCCTGGTCTCCCAGGCCGAGTCGATCCGCACCTTCCGGGTGCTGGGCGAGCAGTTCACCGAGGAACGGGGTCTGCTGACGCCTTCGCTGAAGCTGAAGCGGCGGGCGATAGAGAAGGCCTACGCGAAGGAGGTCGCGACCCTCTACCAGTCCTGA
- a CDS encoding LysR substrate-binding domain-containing protein, whose protein sequence is MYDPVQLRTFLTVAQTLSFTQAAARLGVRQSTVSQHVRRLEEATGRPLFLRDTHSVELTEDGEALLGFARTILEAHERAAAFFTGTRIRGRLRFGASEDFVLTRLPEILEGFRHEHPEVELELTVELSGTLHERLDAGRLDLVLAKRRGDGDERGRLVWRDRMVWIGAEGLRVDPDRPVPLIVFPPPGITRARALDVLQADGRPWRIACTSGSLSGLIAAARAGLGVMAHTRGLIPPGLVRVGGLPELGPVEFALLQGRRPTPASDALAAAVLAGGDRLSRPA, encoded by the coding sequence ATGTACGACCCGGTTCAGCTGCGCACCTTCCTCACCGTCGCGCAGACCCTGAGCTTCACGCAGGCCGCAGCGCGGCTCGGCGTGCGGCAGTCCACGGTCAGCCAGCACGTACGACGGCTCGAGGAGGCCACCGGCCGGCCGCTCTTCCTCCGCGACACGCACAGCGTGGAGCTCACGGAGGACGGCGAGGCGCTGCTCGGTTTCGCCCGCACGATCCTGGAAGCGCACGAGCGCGCGGCGGCCTTCTTCACGGGCACCCGGATCCGGGGGCGGCTGCGCTTCGGCGCCTCCGAGGACTTCGTACTGACCCGGCTGCCGGAGATCCTGGAGGGGTTCCGGCACGAGCACCCCGAGGTGGAGCTGGAGCTCACGGTGGAGCTGTCGGGGACCCTGCACGAGCGGCTGGACGCGGGACGGCTGGACCTCGTACTGGCCAAGCGGCGCGGGGACGGGGACGAGCGGGGCCGGCTGGTGTGGCGGGACCGGATGGTGTGGATCGGGGCGGAGGGGCTGCGGGTGGATCCCGACCGGCCGGTTCCGCTGATCGTCTTCCCGCCGCCGGGTATCACCCGGGCCCGCGCGCTGGACGTGCTGCAGGCGGACGGCCGGCCGTGGCGGATCGCCTGTACGAGCGGCAGCCTGAGCGGTCTGATCGCGGCGGCGCGGGCGGGTCTGGGCGTGATGGCCCACACCCGGGGGCTGATCCCGCCGGGCCTGGTCCGGGTGGGCGGGCTGCCGGAGCTGGGGCCGGTGGAGTTCGCGCTGCTCCAGGGCCGGCGCCCGACCCCGGCCTCGGACGCCCTGGCCGCCGCCGTCCTCGCGGGCGGCGACCGCCTCAGCCGCCCGGCCTGA